Genomic DNA from Meleagris gallopavo isolate NT-WF06-2002-E0010 breed Aviagen turkey brand Nicholas breeding stock unplaced genomic scaffold, Turkey_5.1 ChrUn_random_7180001852235, whole genome shotgun sequence:
CAAGGCCACCAGGACGTCCCCATGGTCCCCAAGATGGCCCCAAGGCCACCAGGATGTCCCCATGATGGCCCCATGGCCTTCGAGATGTCCACCAGGATGTCCCCGAGGTCACCAGGACATCCCCACGATGTTCCCAAGGCCACCAGGACGTCCCCGTGGTCCCCAAGATGGCCCCAAGATCTTCAAGATGTCCCCACGCTCACCAGGACGTCCCCATGGTCCCCAAGATGACCCCAAGTTCTTCAGGATGACCCCAAGATGGTCCCGAGGTCCCCAAGATGTCCCCAAGGCCACTAAGATGTCCCCAAGGTCCCCAAGATGTCCCTGTGGCCTTCAACATGTCCCCAATCATCCCCAAGATGTCCCCAAGGCCACCAGGACGTCCCCACGGTCCCCAAGATGGCCCCAAGTTCTTCAGGATGACCCCAAGATGGTCCCAAGGTCCCCAAGATGTCCCCAAGGCCACCAAGATGTCCCCAAGGCCACCAGGACGTCCCCATGGCCCCCAAGATGGCACCAAGTTCTTCAGGATGACCCCAAGATGTCCCCAAGGCCACCAGGATGTTCCCATGGTCCCCAAGATGGCCCCAAGTTCTTCAggatgtccccatgatgtccccaaggTCCCCAAGATGTCCCCAAGGTCACCAGGACGTCCCCA
This window encodes:
- the LOC109364383 gene encoding basic salivary proline-rich protein 2-like; the encoded protein is MDLKMSPRSSGCPQGPQGVPMDLKMSPVVLKMSPWTSSCPLWSSRCPHGHQDVPKVIRVSPWTSKCPHGPQDVPCGPQDVPVVIRTSLWSSRGSHHLQDVPKATRTSPWSPRWPQGHQDVPMMAPWPSRCPPGCPRGHQDIPTMFPRPPGRPRGPQDGPKIFKMSPRSPGRPHGPQDDPKFFRMTPRWSRGPQDVPKATKMSPRSPRCPCGLQHVPNHPQDVPKATRTSPRSPRWPQVLQDDPKMVPRSPRCPQGHQDVPKATRTSPWPPRWHQVLQDDPKMSPRPPGCSHGPQDGPKFFRMSP